Proteins from a single region of Hypomesus transpacificus isolate Combined female chromosome 9, fHypTra1, whole genome shotgun sequence:
- the gxylt2 gene encoding glucoside xylosyltransferase 2 isoform X2 has translation MRVNCKIVVIAVCFGVFLLLYFLGGNAADEPPLKEVEDNSYQSSYELGNKVASKLIIKSHDELHVPPKQQLTERSKERKVTNIGRNVNAKRPRADGRRPVSRHARGEEVMHLAVVTCGNRLDETLTMLKSALLFSIKKIKFHIFAEDPLASQFEKELNQWPRAVSAKFQYSIYPITFSVGNAEEWKKLFKPCAAQRLFLPVILKEVDSLLYVDTDVLFLRPMDAIWAFLKAFNSTQLAAMAPEHEIPKIGWYSRFARHPFYGVTGVNSGVMLMNLTRIRSTLFENSMIPGGLSWENLLHPLYQKYKNHITWGDQDLLNIIFHYNPECIYIFPCQWNYRPDHCMYGSNCKGAEDEGVSILHGNRGVYHDDKQPAFKVVYDAIHDFPFEDNLFQSLFYPLQTKFLETVNTLCGRLPQVFLKQVEKTMRTMYEKKVVHRGKPPQK, from the exons ATGCGAGTTAACTGCAAAATAGTTGTAATCGCTGTCTGTTTCGGAGTTTTCCTACTTTTgtactttttgggggggaatgcTGCGGACGAGCCGCCTTTGAAAGAAGTTGAAGATAACTCGTATCAATCGTCATATGAGCTAGGAAACAAGGTTGCTTCAAAGTTGATAATTAAATCACACGACGAACTTCACGTCCCACCAAAACAGCAACTCACGGAGCGGAGCAAAGAAAGGAAAGTCACTAATATAGGGAGAAATGTGAACGCAAAGAG ACCACGGGCAGACGGCAGACGGCCCGTGTCGAGGCATGCCCGTGGGGAGGAGGTCATGCACCTCGCTGTGGTAACCTGTGGCAACCGCCTGGATGAGACCCTCACAATGCTGAAGTCTGCCCTCCTCTTCAGCATCAAGAAGATCAAGTTCCACATCTTTGCAGAGGACCCCTTGGCCTCGCAGTTTGAGAAAGAG CTAAACCAGTGGCCTCGTGCAGTCTCTGCCAAGTTCCAGTACAGTATCTatccaatcaccttctccgtgGGGAATGCAGAGGAGTGGAAGAAGCTTTTCAAGCCGTGTGCTGCCCAGAGGCTGTTTCTCCCT GTCATTCTTAAGGAAGTGGACAGCCTGTTGTACGTGGATACAGATGTGCTGTTTCTCAGGCCTATGGATGCCATCTGGGCCTTCCTCAAGGCCTTCAACAGTACCCAGCTGGCAGCCATGGCTCCAGAACATGAGATTCCTAAGATCGGCTGGTATAGCCGCTTCGCTCGCCACCCTTTCTACGGGGTCACGGGGGTAAACTCAGGAGTCATGCTGATGAATCTCACAAGGATCCGAAGCACTTTGTTTGAA AACAGCATGATCCCCGGTGGCTTGTCTTGGGAGAACCTCCTACACCCACTCTACCAGAAGTACAAGAACCACATCACATGGGGGGACCAAGACCTTCTCAACATTATATTTCATTACAACCCAG AGTGCATCTACATATTTCCTTGCCAGTGGAACTACAGGCCTGATCACTGCATGTATGGGAGTAACTGCAAAGGGGCAGAAGATGAAGGTGTGTCCATTCTCCATGGGAACCGTGGAGTGTATCATGATGATAAGCAGCCAGCCTTTAAAGTAGTGTATGACGCAATACATGAT TTTCCCTTTGAAGACAACCTGTTCCAGTCACTGTTCTATCCCCTCCAAACCAAGTTTCTGGAAACTGTCAACACTTTGTGTGGTCGACTTCCCCAGGTATTCCTCAAACAGGTGGAGAAGACCATGCGGACGATGTACGAAAAGAAAGTTGTTCACCGTGGGAAACCTCCACAGAAATAA
- the ppp4r2b gene encoding serine/threonine-protein phosphatase 4 regulatory subunit 2-B isoform X2 encodes MVQWSQFKSYFLFKLEKVMDDFKATAPEQRGSANSNVESIPFEDMKERILKIVNGYNGIPFTIQRLCELLTEPKRNYTGTDKFLRGVEKNVMVVSCVHPTSEKNGCSGLNRMNGVMLPGNTSAFTERKINGPGTLRLLGRPKLSLASSAATNGLPDSTENKDSTADQGHNTAPSDVSATGGALGSSVKNKHNVEEEEEDMEAEQHDVKRLKCNKEEDEDEEDDEEDDEEEEEQEADPLRTPHADSLSEEAESMVQEKEENEDQDEEEDNEAAALSTCDDQEPSSTQSEVSAGPGQGGGPEGLSEREVPCGSQEEASDMDQSEQQAPAGVLESPEASSENSDPVSSSGSSSHFEETTSEEAVPSPSSSTPETPTEGAMESGNVDTGTSDEPMEQD; translated from the exons AT ggttcagtggtctcagttCAAAAGCTATTTCCTCTTCAAACTGGAGAAAGTCATGGATGACTTCAAAGCTACAGCACCGGAGCAACGAGGTTCTGCCAATTCTAATGTGGAGTCTATTCCATTTGAAGACATGAAGGAAAGAATATTGAAGATTGTCAATGGATACAATGG AATTCCGTTCACCATCCAGCGTCTGTGTGAGCTACTGACCGAGCCCAAGAGGAACTACACAGGAACAGACAAGTTTCTCAGGGGGGTGGAGAAG AATGTAATGGTCGTCAGCTGTGTGCATCCTACCTCAGA GAAAAATGGATGCAGTGGTCTAAACAGAATGAATGGAGTCATGCTGCCTGGGAACACATCTGCATTTACAGAGAG GAAAATCAATGGTCCAGGGACTCTCAGGCTGCTGGGCAGACCAAAGCTCTCCCTAGCCAGCTCGGCTGCAACCAACGGCCTCCCAGACAGCACAGAAAACAAGGACTCTACAGCAGACCAGGGACACAACACAGCCCCTAG tGACGTGTCAGCGACGGGAGGTGCCCTTGGGAGCTCTGTGaagaacaaacacaatgtggaggaggaagaggaggacatggaggcCGAGCAGCATGACGTGAAGAGGCTGAAGTGTAacaaggaggaggacgaggacgaggaggacgacgaggaggacgacgaagaggaggaggagcaggaggcggaCCCTCTCAGGACCCCACACGCAGACAGCCTATCGGAGGAGGCCGAGTCCATGgtccaggagaaggaggagaacgaAGATCAGGACGAGGAAGAAGATAACGAGGCGGCTGCCCTCTCAACTTGTGACGACCAAG AGCCATCGAGCACCCAGTCGGAGGTGTCGGCAGGgccagggcagggtgggggtccGGAGGGGCTGTCTGAGAGGGAGGTCCCCTGTGGCTCCCAGGAGGAGGCTAGTGACATGGACCAGTCGGAGCAGCAGGCCCCTGCTGGTGTCCTTGAAAGCCCTGAGGCCAGCAGTGAAAACAGTGACCCTGTCAGCAGCAGTGGTAGCAGCAGTCACTTTGAGGAGACGACAAGTGAAGAGGCAGTTCCTTCACCCTCGAGCAGTACACCTGAGACACCCACAGAGGGCGCCATGGAGAGTGGCAATGTAGACACGGGGACCAGTGACGAACCTATGGAGCAGGATTAG
- the gxylt2 gene encoding glucoside xylosyltransferase 2 isoform X1 — MRVNCKIVVIAVCFGVFLLLYFLGGNAADEPPLKEVEDNSYQSSYELGNKVASKLIIKSHDELHVPPKQQLTERSKERKVTNIGRNVNAKSRPRADGRRPVSRHARGEEVMHLAVVTCGNRLDETLTMLKSALLFSIKKIKFHIFAEDPLASQFEKELNQWPRAVSAKFQYSIYPITFSVGNAEEWKKLFKPCAAQRLFLPVILKEVDSLLYVDTDVLFLRPMDAIWAFLKAFNSTQLAAMAPEHEIPKIGWYSRFARHPFYGVTGVNSGVMLMNLTRIRSTLFENSMIPGGLSWENLLHPLYQKYKNHITWGDQDLLNIIFHYNPECIYIFPCQWNYRPDHCMYGSNCKGAEDEGVSILHGNRGVYHDDKQPAFKVVYDAIHDFPFEDNLFQSLFYPLQTKFLETVNTLCGRLPQVFLKQVEKTMRTMYEKKVVHRGKPPQK, encoded by the exons ATGCGAGTTAACTGCAAAATAGTTGTAATCGCTGTCTGTTTCGGAGTTTTCCTACTTTTgtactttttgggggggaatgcTGCGGACGAGCCGCCTTTGAAAGAAGTTGAAGATAACTCGTATCAATCGTCATATGAGCTAGGAAACAAGGTTGCTTCAAAGTTGATAATTAAATCACACGACGAACTTCACGTCCCACCAAAACAGCAACTCACGGAGCGGAGCAAAGAAAGGAAAGTCACTAATATAGGGAGAAATGTGAACGCAAAGAG CAGACCACGGGCAGACGGCAGACGGCCCGTGTCGAGGCATGCCCGTGGGGAGGAGGTCATGCACCTCGCTGTGGTAACCTGTGGCAACCGCCTGGATGAGACCCTCACAATGCTGAAGTCTGCCCTCCTCTTCAGCATCAAGAAGATCAAGTTCCACATCTTTGCAGAGGACCCCTTGGCCTCGCAGTTTGAGAAAGAG CTAAACCAGTGGCCTCGTGCAGTCTCTGCCAAGTTCCAGTACAGTATCTatccaatcaccttctccgtgGGGAATGCAGAGGAGTGGAAGAAGCTTTTCAAGCCGTGTGCTGCCCAGAGGCTGTTTCTCCCT GTCATTCTTAAGGAAGTGGACAGCCTGTTGTACGTGGATACAGATGTGCTGTTTCTCAGGCCTATGGATGCCATCTGGGCCTTCCTCAAGGCCTTCAACAGTACCCAGCTGGCAGCCATGGCTCCAGAACATGAGATTCCTAAGATCGGCTGGTATAGCCGCTTCGCTCGCCACCCTTTCTACGGGGTCACGGGGGTAAACTCAGGAGTCATGCTGATGAATCTCACAAGGATCCGAAGCACTTTGTTTGAA AACAGCATGATCCCCGGTGGCTTGTCTTGGGAGAACCTCCTACACCCACTCTACCAGAAGTACAAGAACCACATCACATGGGGGGACCAAGACCTTCTCAACATTATATTTCATTACAACCCAG AGTGCATCTACATATTTCCTTGCCAGTGGAACTACAGGCCTGATCACTGCATGTATGGGAGTAACTGCAAAGGGGCAGAAGATGAAGGTGTGTCCATTCTCCATGGGAACCGTGGAGTGTATCATGATGATAAGCAGCCAGCCTTTAAAGTAGTGTATGACGCAATACATGAT TTTCCCTTTGAAGACAACCTGTTCCAGTCACTGTTCTATCCCCTCCAAACCAAGTTTCTGGAAACTGTCAACACTTTGTGTGGTCGACTTCCCCAGGTATTCCTCAAACAGGTGGAGAAGACCATGCGGACGATGTACGAAAAGAAAGTTGTTCACCGTGGGAAACCTCCACAGAAATAA
- the ppp4r2b gene encoding serine/threonine-protein phosphatase 4 regulatory subunit 2-B isoform X1: protein MEVDSIQEALKDFEKKGKKEPSPPLDQFLCHVAKTGETMVQWSQFKSYFLFKLEKVMDDFKATAPEQRGSANSNVESIPFEDMKERILKIVNGYNGIPFTIQRLCELLTEPKRNYTGTDKFLRGVEKNVMVVSCVHPTSEKNGCSGLNRMNGVMLPGNTSAFTERKINGPGTLRLLGRPKLSLASSAATNGLPDSTENKDSTADQGHNTAPSDVSATGGALGSSVKNKHNVEEEEEDMEAEQHDVKRLKCNKEEDEDEEDDEEDDEEEEEQEADPLRTPHADSLSEEAESMVQEKEENEDQDEEEDNEAAALSTCDDQEPSSTQSEVSAGPGQGGGPEGLSEREVPCGSQEEASDMDQSEQQAPAGVLESPEASSENSDPVSSSGSSSHFEETTSEEAVPSPSSSTPETPTEGAMESGNVDTGTSDEPMEQD, encoded by the exons ATGGAAGTTGACTCAATTCAAGAAGCTCTAAAAG ACTTTGAGAAGAAAGGGAAAAAGGAGCCGTCTCCACCTTTGGATCAGTTTTTGTGTCATGTTGCCAAAACTGGAGAGACCAT ggttcagtggtctcagttCAAAAGCTATTTCCTCTTCAAACTGGAGAAAGTCATGGATGACTTCAAAGCTACAGCACCGGAGCAACGAGGTTCTGCCAATTCTAATGTGGAGTCTATTCCATTTGAAGACATGAAGGAAAGAATATTGAAGATTGTCAATGGATACAATGG AATTCCGTTCACCATCCAGCGTCTGTGTGAGCTACTGACCGAGCCCAAGAGGAACTACACAGGAACAGACAAGTTTCTCAGGGGGGTGGAGAAG AATGTAATGGTCGTCAGCTGTGTGCATCCTACCTCAGA GAAAAATGGATGCAGTGGTCTAAACAGAATGAATGGAGTCATGCTGCCTGGGAACACATCTGCATTTACAGAGAG GAAAATCAATGGTCCAGGGACTCTCAGGCTGCTGGGCAGACCAAAGCTCTCCCTAGCCAGCTCGGCTGCAACCAACGGCCTCCCAGACAGCACAGAAAACAAGGACTCTACAGCAGACCAGGGACACAACACAGCCCCTAG tGACGTGTCAGCGACGGGAGGTGCCCTTGGGAGCTCTGTGaagaacaaacacaatgtggaggaggaagaggaggacatggaggcCGAGCAGCATGACGTGAAGAGGCTGAAGTGTAacaaggaggaggacgaggacgaggaggacgacgaggaggacgacgaagaggaggaggagcaggaggcggaCCCTCTCAGGACCCCACACGCAGACAGCCTATCGGAGGAGGCCGAGTCCATGgtccaggagaaggaggagaacgaAGATCAGGACGAGGAAGAAGATAACGAGGCGGCTGCCCTCTCAACTTGTGACGACCAAG AGCCATCGAGCACCCAGTCGGAGGTGTCGGCAGGgccagggcagggtgggggtccGGAGGGGCTGTCTGAGAGGGAGGTCCCCTGTGGCTCCCAGGAGGAGGCTAGTGACATGGACCAGTCGGAGCAGCAGGCCCCTGCTGGTGTCCTTGAAAGCCCTGAGGCCAGCAGTGAAAACAGTGACCCTGTCAGCAGCAGTGGTAGCAGCAGTCACTTTGAGGAGACGACAAGTGAAGAGGCAGTTCCTTCACCCTCGAGCAGTACACCTGAGACACCCACAGAGGGCGCCATGGAGAGTGGCAATGTAGACACGGGGACCAGTGACGAACCTATGGAGCAGGATTAG